A genomic region of Arachis stenosperma cultivar V10309 chromosome 9, arast.V10309.gnm1.PFL2, whole genome shotgun sequence contains the following coding sequences:
- the LOC130949215 gene encoding uncharacterized protein LOC130949215: protein MRRYNGRHTFTIGTISQDHFKLNSDTVAKAIRPLVKTDPSIKVKSIIAKVQSRFNYTISYRKAWLAKQKSIVKVFGGWEDYYQRFKYCKPLVQVDGTYLYGKYKGALLVAVAQDGN from the exons ATGCGGAGATACAATGGTAGGCACACGTTCACCATAGGAACAATTTCACAAGATCATTTTAAGTTGAACTCAGACACAGTTGCTAAGGCTATAAGGCCATTGGTTAAGACCGACCCGTCCATCAAGGTGAAATCTATAATTGCGAAAGTCCAATCAAGGTTCAACTACACCATCAGTTACCGAAAGGCTTGGTTGGCAAAGCAGAAGTCCATAGTCAAAGTTTTCGGTGGTTGGGAAGATTATTACCAA AGATTCAAGTATTGCAAGCCTCTGGTTCAGGTTGATGGCACATACCTTTATGGAAAATACAAAGGTGCGCTTTTGGTTGCTGTTGCACAAGATGGGAACTAG